The Pseudomonas sp. TH06 genome contains the following window.
CGGCGGCATCGGTTGCACAGATCATCAGGCCCCGATCGTCATACTCCCATGCAGTGGTCTTGCCGGAGCAATCGACATATTTGAGCAACTGTCCGGCATCGTTGTACTCAAGCGTTTTCTCATTGCCATTAGCGTCCTTGATCGCAATCGGCAAACCTTTCTTGTCATAGGCGTACTCGGTTTTGTTACCGAGCGGATCGACCGTTTCAATCAAATTCCCAACGTCGTCGTAAGCTCTCAGCCAAAGTCCACCTTCTGCATCCAAGATCTTGATCAGTTGATCCTGATCGTCATAGGCGAAGTGCACCACGCCGTTATCGGCACGAATATGCTCAAGTCGATTACTGCGTTCGTCGTAGATGAAGCGGTCTGTCGTGCCGTCGGGATGAACATGCCTTACGACGTTCTTGGCCTCATCACGGAACAGCCATTCCGAAAGACCGTCCGCATGGCGTATGCGATAGGTATATCCCAGGCTGTCGTAGTAGTGCCACGTCTCATTGCCATGAGCATCGGTGACATAAGTCAGACGAATGTTTTCATCCCATTCCAGGCGAGTATCAAAGCTCCCGTCATCTGCCCATTCACGCACGGCTTTTGCATCAGTGCCCGTGCCCTGCCATTGCAAGTTCATGCCGCGCCCGGTTCGGTCGGTGTAGCGAGTAATCAGGTGATACTCGTACTGGTACCACCAAGCGGCGCCATTTTCATCCTGCGCCTGAACCAGGTCACCCTGCCCGTCATATTCGTAAGCACATAGCTGACGCTGCGGGGCACCATCACAAATTTCCCACAGCCCGGTCAGTCGGCCATAGGCATCGACCATAGTGCCGATGTGGCGGTGAACCTTGGTGATGTCATGTTCCTGATAGGTGATCAGATCTGACAAGACCGGCATTTCCCCGTGACGGTGCTCATAATGCAACATGATTCCAGCGCCATTGCGTAACTCAACACTGACCAGCACGTAACTGTGCCCATGACGGCTGTAGGTCTCCTTGCGCTCGAAACCACGGCATAGGAGTAACTGACCCTCGATAACGTGCAGCAGGGTAATGTTCTCTATCGCGTCGTAATGGAATTGGCCGATCTTGGGTAGCGGATAGGTGTGACTTCGACCGCCTGCATCGTGGAACATCAGGCCTTCGTCGTGCTCATCGATGCGAGTCGTAAACGATGTGATCCAGCGCGCTCCCAAAATGCCCGAATCATAGGCGCCAAGGTCTGAGCAATAGGTGCGTGTCCAATCAATGGGAAATGCGCCGGGCAAGCTGAAGTCCGAGTGATCAAACGTCTCCGTACCCATGGCAAAGTTGATGCGCTTACAGGTTGCAGGACACACTTCGTTTTTTTCGTCATTAGGGCGCGACTTCGGCCTTGACTCACCCCGGCTGATTTCCACCTTGCCGTCACTGGCGATGCGTCTGGACTGACTGGTAGTGCCTGGTTTTACGTGACCGCCCTGCCCGTGCGCGTTGCGCATACGCCAAGCCGCAACAGCGCTGGCCAACACCACCAACAACGCGCCGATGGAGCTTTGAACGGCAGGGTCACTCAACTTGTTCAACTGCGTGCGCAACTCAGGCCCCATGGCGCGCAACGATTTCGTATGAACAAGAACCTTCTTCTTCGCTTGCTCTGGCAAGAGATGTTCGGCCGCACTGTTGGCGACGCCTTTGCCGGCCGCTGTGTAAACGTTCGCCGCAGCGCCAAAAATGTTGCTGATTGCGCTCATCGGATCATGGAGCAACTGCCTACTGGCAGCGCTTGCCATCTGCTGTGCTTCTTTCAAATTACCTTTGGCGTCGAGTTGTCCGTTTACAACTCTCTCCAAGCCGACGGCAATTTCGTTGAGAATTTTCTCGCCCAGTTCTCCTGCATCACTGAGCAAGTTTTTGAGTTTGGCTTGAGCCTGCTTAACGAAATCATCGATCACGCCCACGATGTCAGCGTTCAAATGACCGACCACGACGTTGATCAACGCATCGCCCAGGACCAGCTTTCCGACCTTGGCGACTTCCTGGCGTACAAGGAACAGCGTCGGTCGCAAGCTCATGCGCGCTGCTGCCATGTTCGGCGGCATAGGCAAAACGCCGATCAAGTTGATCCCGAGACTGACCCAATTAAGAGGATCTTGTTTGGGGTTGTTCGAAAGCGTCACAACATCGTTCAGCGCATCGACCAACGCCATGATGTTGCCGACGACAGGCAGGGCCCCCGCCACCGTTTTGATGCGCTCCAAGGTGACCAGATCACCACTGATCTCTCGCAACCAGGCATCGAATTGAGCCGCACTGCGACCCACGTCTTCGACCATGATCAGATTCAGAGGAACAACGGCAACTTGGGGTTCACGTTTGGTTGCGACAGCGGTATTCGTCGTCATGGGAGCGTCTTACCAGCCAACAGGCTTTGGAATTCAGAAATAACGTGAGGCGCATCGCATACTCGGCATTCGACCGAGGCAATGGGGCCAAAGATGAAGTCAACTGATCAACTGATCACTGCCCCTTTCGGGCCGCTTGCAATTAACGCAGCACCGCAGGCGGTTTTCATGCCGTCGAGGGCGATGGGCGTACCGTCGACGGTGTAGGTGCTGCTGCCCTCGGCAATCGGGAATATCCCTTTGCACAGAGGGCAACTGACCTTGTGACCGAGCCCGGCAATGGGTTTGCCGTTGAGGTCGGTCCGGGAGAAGGATTCGAGGACTTTGCCACCGTGGGTGGTGGAGTCGCCGAGGCGAATTGCGTCTTTCATGGTGTCACTCCTTTGACGGGCAAGCTGGATGCCGCTATTGCGACATCAACATCAAGAAACGAAGGCGGCAAGCACATCGCTGGCAATCAGCTCTTTTCTGGCGTCTTGCTGATCGGCGTCAGTCACGCGCCAGACATTCCAACCGTTTTGCAGTTGGCGCTCACCGAATCGATCCATCACCGATTCCAGTGCGTTTTGCTTTTGCACTGGCAAGGCATTGAGTTTTTCCTCACTGAACGCGTTGTAGTCAAAAACATCCCTGATGTAGTGAACATCGACTGCGTTTCGAGTGGCCGCTGCCCATTTGCCGACCTGGCTGCGCCCCTCCCACATCAAAGGATGCGACTCGTCCGGGGTGTAATGGCCCAAACCGAACCCGGTTCCGTACCCCTGGCTTTCCTGGTAGGCATACAGGTATTCAAAGAGCTCGGCAAAACCCTCTAGACGCCAGAACGATTCGATCAGTTGATCGAGGCTCATGACCTCGTTTGCGACGCTCAAGAGCAAACCGTTTCTGCGGGAAAAGATTGCACTGACATTACAGTTCATCAGTTCGTCGCATTCATCCTTTGGCCAGATTCGCTCGGAAAAAAACTCTATCGCTTCGCTCTCGGATGCCTGCAGAGTTTTTTCATAGTTCTTCTCGGAAAATTTGACGACCTTCCCGGATTTGCTGCCAAAGCGATCAATATCCATGCCCGCTTGCGCAAACCATGCCTTGAGAAACGGGCTGACCGCTGACAGTTGTACCAACGCCTCTTTTTTCAGATGGGCGACAAAGAAGTTGTAATGCTGACTCATATCTAGCGTCTCTTCGTTCTATTGGTTCTTGTGTAGTCACCGGCTCGAGGGCCCAGTGCGGACAAAGTATTAGCCGCTTTACTGTCCAGTTTTTCAAAGCGGTCAGTCGGCGAAGGCACCTCGACGATATCCACCTTACCGTCATGACGCAGCCCGGTCACGTCCGGACGAGTCAGAGGATCTGTCGGCACACCCGTCACCGTTTTAACGGCGACATCAACACCGACTTTCTGATACTGGCCGCTTTTCGCCATCTCCTCGGCAATGGCCTCGGATTGTTCGGCATGACCGACGCCGCCGGTCTTTTGCCCGGTGCCGACGATTGGACAACCGTTAACGACTCGTATCGGTTGTTTCTTGAGCCCGAAAGGGTCCGTCCATCCCACCGGGTTCGGCGCGTAGCAATAGAGATTGACCCCACCGAGATAACCGATCGGATCTTGACTGATGAACCGTCCAGCGCCCGGATCGTAATATCGATAGCGGTTGTAATGCAGCCCGGTTTCAACATCGTGGTACTGCCCTTGAAAACGAATGGGATTGCGCACACCTTGCCGCTGCGCCCATGGCGAGTACTCTTCGCTTGCCACACCCCACGCTTTGTACTGAGCACTCCAGGCAATATTGCCGCTCTCGTCGGTCAACTCCTGCGGTGTACCCAAGTGATCACACTGGTACCAGAGCACCGCATCGAAGGGTTCTACGCGCGGCTGATGATTCCACAACGGATCGTCGTCCAGGCTGTAATCGCCATGATACTCAGGCACCTCCATGAGGTTGATGGGGGCGTGTCGAAGGGCCTGTGCCACTGGAACAAAGGAGCCCGGCTCATAGATATAGTGCACCGTGCGCCCGGTGCCGCCCTCAAGGTCGGCGGGGCTGCTTTCCCAGGCGAGATTGTCACCGTCCCAGCCGTAAAGCGTGAATCCACAGTCGAACTCGCGCTGTTTACGCGCCTGTTCGTGACGGTTCCACTGCGAGCCGGCTTCCGGACGCGCCGTGTAATGCGCCCGGGAGTTTTTATGCAGACGCCTTCCCAGTGCGTCATAGGCGAAATCCACCGCCAGATGTTTATCTTCGAAATGCACTAACCGGTCGAAAAGGTCCCATTGCAAACAGGCGCGATTGCCATCGTGCCAACGCACTGTCTGGTTACCACGCTCGTCGTATTCATAATGCGTTCCGGCGTATTCGCGCAGCAGGTTATCCAGCACCTTGTGGCGCGAAGCGTCCTGATCAAGCGGACGGCGTATTTCGTTGACCTGTTCGTCCAGCAGGTTACCGGCCGGATCAAAGGCAAAGGTTTCGGTGCCCAGACGACTGGCAGCGACCAGCAGTCTGCCGACAGGGTCATATCGGTAGCTCAACGCACCACGGCGACTGTCATTGATGTCGGTCAGTTGGCCGACGGCATCAAAGGTGTACTGGCGCTTGAGCAGCGTGGACTTGTCATCAGAGCGCACGAGCAATTGCTCCTGCAACCGTCCGACCGGGTCCCATTTCTGCGTTTGCAGCAGCCGGTTGCCCTGATGACGGGCGACCTCGCGATGCAAGTCGTCGCGTTCGTACCCGACCAGTTCCTGCTCATCCACCCTCATCCCGAGCAGATGGCCGCTGCCGTAGGTTAACCAACTGACCCGATGCCCGTCCGGGCGAACCGTGGCAATACGCTGGTTGAGGGCATCGTATTCATGCTGCCAGAGCGCAACCGCCGAAGTTTCCAGCCCCAGGTAATGCTGGTGCTCACGCACCAGATTGGTAGCCGGGTCGTAGAACCATTGCAAGCGACTCTGGTCATTACAGGCCATGGTCAAATTGCCGTTACCGTCATACGCGTACGATTCGCTCTGAGACTGATCCCCCAGATAGGCACTGCGCTCGATCAGACGCCCCATCGGGTCGAAACTGACACCAATGCGTCGACTGCCGTTGATGATGTCCGCCAGCCGCCCCGTTTCCGGGTCATAGCGGTAGCGCGTCACGCGCCCGTCAAAGCCGCTTTCCTCAAGCAGCCGACCGATCGGGTCATAGCGAAAATGGGCGCCCCGCTCATTCTCGTTTTCCAGGGTCAGCAAGCGGCCCATGCGATCCCAGCGATATCGTAACGTCTGCTCGGCCGCATCCATTCTTTGCGAAATCAGGCCGGCGGCGGTGTATTGCCAGGTTGTGCAACGCTCCAGCGCATCGACATGGGCCAGCAAGCGCCCTTCGGCATCACGCTCAAAACGCTCTTCGGTCTGGTCCGGATGCTTGATCAGCACCAACTGCCCGGCCTGGTAGTCATACTCGGTGCTTTGTCCGGCGGCATCGGTAAAGCAGCACATCTGACCGCGATCGTTGTAATCCCAGGTACTGGTTTTCCCGGAGCAGTCGGTGTACTTGATCAGTTGATCGGCGTCGTTGTATTCAAGGGTTTTTTCGTTGCCGATTGCATCCTTGATGGCAACGGGTTGGCCGGACGGGCTGTAGGCGTATTCCGTCTTGTTACCCAGCGGATCGACCGCTTCGACAAGATTGCCGCGATCGTCATAGGCACGCAGCCAGACTCCGCCTTCCGCGTCCATGATCTTGATCAGTTGGTCTTGATCGTCGTAGGCGTAATGCTCCACCGAGTCATCCGGGCGGATATGTTCAACCCGGTTGCCACGCTCGTCGTAACTGTAAAGATCCGCGGTTCCGTCAGGGTGAACGTGGCGCAAGACATTCTTGGCTTCATCACGGAAGAACCACTCTGAACGCTCGTCCGGATGGCGAACGCGATACGTGTAGCCAAGGATGTCGTAGTAGTGCCACGTTTCGTTGCCAAGCGCATCGATCACATAGGTCAGACGAATGTTTTCGTCCCACTCAAGGCGTGTATCGAAGCTACCGTCATCCGCCCACTCGCGAATCGCTTTGGCGTCCGCACCGTGGCCGTTCCACTGCAGATTCATGCCGCGACCGGTGCGGTCGGCATATCGTGTAATGAGGTGAGACTGGTACTCGTACGATCTGATCGCGCCGTTCTCGTCCTGCGCCTGAGTAAGATCGCCATTGGCGTCATATTGGTAGGCGCAAAGCTGACGCTGCGGCACACCATCGTAAATTTCCCATAGCCCGGACAAACGGCCTTGGTCATCGATCATGGTGCCCAGATGCCGATGGACTTTGGTGATGTCATCCTGATAAGTGATCAGGTCCGACAACACTGACAAGTCGCCGTGCCGGTGTTCGTAATGCAGCATGATCCCCGCGCCGTTGCGCAACACCACACCGCTCAACAGGTATCGCTGACCTCGCCGCACGTAGGTCTCCCGGCGTTCGATACCACGGCACAAGACGATCTGGTTTTCAGACGCGCGAACGACGGTAACGTCTTCGATGGCGTCATGGTGAAATTCCCCCGGTTTGGGGAGCGGGTATGCGTGAATCCGACCGTCAGCGGCGTGGTAGGCAAGGCCTTCATCGACACAATCGAAACGCGCGGTGAACTCGGTGACCCAGCGCGCGCCCAGCTCGCTTTGATCGTAAGCGTCGAGTCGGGAGCTATAGGTGCGAATCCATTCAATCGGGAATGGGCCAGGCAGGCTGAAATCGGTATGACTGAACGTTTCCGAACCCAAGGCAAAACTGATGCTGCGAGTGGTGGTCGCGGCGACGCCATTCTTACAGGCGTTGCAGTGCGCGGTGGCGGGCGCCTGAAGGCTAGTCGACTCCAGCCGGCCCTCACCCGCCTGATGCCGCGCTTGACTTGTCGCATTGGGTTTGACCGATGTTCCCTGACCGTGAGCCCGGCGCTTGCGCCAGGTGACCACGGCGCCCGCCAACATCTGCAGCAGCCAGCCGATGGAATGCTGGACGCCGGGATCACCGAGTTTTTTCATTTGCGTGCGCAACTCCACGCCCAACGTGCGCAGCATGGAGGTGTTGCTCAGCACTAAAGCCTTGGCACTGTCCGGCAGCAGATTCTTCGCCGCACTGTTGGCGACGCCTTTACCCGCGGCCTTATAGGCGCTAAACGCAGCGCCAAATATATTGCCGATGGCGGCCTTCGGGTCATGTAGCAATTGCCCGCCGGCGGCACTCATTTTGGCGCTCGCGGCTTTCATGTCGCCTTTGGCATCGAGCTTGCCGTTGACCACGGTTTCCAGACCCTTGGCAATCTCGTTTACTGCTTTTTGGCCAAGCTCGCCGGCGTCGTCAAGTATGCTTGCCAGCTTGGGCTTGGCCTTTTCCACGAAGTCATCGATCGTACCAACGATGGTCGCATTCAAGTGGCCGATCAGCACTTCTATCAGCGAGTCCCCCAGCAACATCTTGGCGCTGTTGCGCAACTCCTGACGGACCAGAGACAGTGTCGGACGCAAGGTCATTCGCGCTGAAGCCATCGTCGGCGGTGCCGGAAGCACACCGATCAGATTAATGCCCAGACTGACCCAGTCCAGTACCTGACGCTGTTTGCTTTTGGCCAAAGTGACAATGTCGCCGAGCGCATCGACCAACGCCATGATGTTGCCCACCACCGGCAAGGCACCCGCAACGTTCTTGACTCGATCAAGCGTCACGACGCCGCCACTGATGGATTGCAACCAGGCATCGAATTTTGCCGCACCACGTCCGACATCCTTGATGTCGATGGTATTGAGCGGTACCACCGCCACTTGCGGTTCGCGCTTTTTCTCGGCAGCGGGAGTTGGTGTGGTCATGACAGCACCTCACCTGGCAGCAGACTGGAGAACGAGCCAAGGTCCGGCGTTTTTATCGCGGTTTTGGGTAACGATACCGATGGCAGACTCGGCAACTTGCCGGCCTTGCTCGCCGCCCCCAAAATCCCCGACGCGCTCGGCATCGCAGCGCTCGCCAGTTTCGGCAATCCAGCCACCCCGCCCTGCACCACCCCTTTGACCTGCTGCGCCGTTTGCATCGCACCTTGGGCGGTCTGCATCGCACTCATCCCTGTTTGCGCCATGTCCTTGCCCTTTTCCAGGATGTCCCAGCTCTTGCTCGGCAAGACCTGTGCGACCATCGCCTGCACCTGGCTCGGCACTTCTTCAGCCCCCGGCGGGTTCAACGGCCATTCCGGTTTACCGATGTAGCTGCCATCGCTCCAGGTGTCCGCCGGGTCCTTGCCGAACAGCACGCGCGCCGGCCCCGGTGCGGCGCCCGCGACGCTGGCGAAACCTTTGCCGTCGAGCTTGCCCTTGATGCTTTTGCCCAGTGCGTCGATGACTTCGTAATCGCCTTCTTTGATGCCCTGACGCCCGGCGTACTGGTTGAACAATTCCAGATTGCCCTTGCCCGGTTTCGGTGGTTCCGGGAATACACCGGCCAGACTTTTCGCCCCGGTGTAGGCGAAATTCGCCGCGTGCGCGGTGTACGGGCCGCTGGTGGCGTGGGTGATGCCGCCGGCGTTGTAGGTGGTCGCGCTGCCGCCGCCCTGAATCACCAGCTCGGTTTTCGCAGTGATGGTGATGCGGTCTGCGTTGGCGGTGATGTTGAGTTTGGCCAGCAGGTTGATGCTGTCCTTGAGTGCCCGCACATCAATGTCGCCGGACGCCGCGACCAGACGCCAACCCATGCTTTGCACGAACAGACGCATGCCCCGGCTGGCACTGGCGAGCAGGCGTTTGCCGATCGACAGGCTGGTGTGCCCGGTGCTGCTCAGCGCCAGGTGTTCGCCCGTGGCGATGTGGCTGGAGCGCGGCGTGGTCAAAGCGATGCCGGCCGGGCTGGCGAGGACCAGATGCGGCTCGGTGAATTCCGGGAATTCGTTGGCGGTGAGGTTGGCCGGGCCGCTGCCGAGCACGCCTTGATGCTGGGCGTGCAGCGCTTTGGCAACGTCGTCCTGATCGCCCGCTTCCTGAGCCTGAAGCTCTTTGGCTTGAACGGCGAAGCCATCCTGCTGATCGCTCGCGGTAGCGAGCCGCTCGGCGGTTTCCGGCAGGTCCTTGTGGTGCTTGGATTCGTTCGGGCGCGGTTCGGTGGTGATCAACAAACCCGCAGCCGCACGTACGGCACCGTGGCGATCGGTGCGCAGTTCAAAACCTTCGCCGCGTGGCTGACCGCCGCTTGGCCGCGGATGGGTCAGATAACCGAGGTTGATCGCACTCGCACCGTGGTCACTGCGCAGCGCGATGCTGATCTCGCTGGTGGTGTCGTCGATGCGCAGTTCGTTGGCGCGGCTGCCCTTGTATTCCTTGCTCTTGACCGTGGCCAGGGTCTTGAAATCCGGCAGTTTGTACGGCGGCAGATTCGCGCCGTGGTACAGGCAACCGGTGATCAAAGGCTGATCGGGATCGCCCTCAAGGAAGGTGATCAGCACTTCCATGCCGACTCGCGGAATATTGATCGAACCAAACGTTTCCGCGGCCCAGCTCGACGCCACGCGCATCCAGCAACTGGTCATGTCGTCGTGCTTGCCTTCACGGTCCCAGAAGAACTGCACCTTCACCCGGCCGTACTGGTCGCAGTAGATCTCTTCACCTTCGGGGCCGCAGACCACAGCGCTTTGCGTGCCGAGGACTTTTGGTTTCGGGTGATCAAGCGGTGGGCGGTAAGGCACGTCCCACGGGATCGCGCTGAAGCGGTTGCGGTAGCCCTGGTGAAAATCGTCCTTGTTGTCAGTGGTGTCGCTGGTCACCGACTCTTCCAGCACCTGCGGCTGCTTGCCTTCGTGGAAGATTTCGGTGAGCAGCCAGAGGTCATTCCACGTCGGATTGGCGTGGTCGGTCAGGGCGAGGAAATGCCCGCTGACCAGGATCGGTTGATCGCTGTTGCCTTCGGCCAGACGATAGTCGCTGCGATGGCGTTCCAGGGCGCGATTGGCCAGGTGCTTGCCACGCTCGCGGTCGACGAAACGGCCCGGGTAATCGTAATCTTCGAGGTCCGGTTGGGCGCTGCTTTTGGCGTCGCTTTCCAGCTCGATCTTCGGTTTGACGAAGTCGTAATCGCGGCGCGTGGTGCGGCTGGTGCGGGTGGCCAGACGCAGACCGAAACGCTTGACCACCGGTTTGTCGGCGACCAGTCCGGAGTCCTGCTGATAGGCCACCGGCGCCAGTTTAGGGAACACCGTCTGGTCATCGCCGAAGGTCAGTTTGTGGCCGCTGGCGGTGTGCTGGAAGTGGTAGTGAATCCCCTCCTCCTCACACAGACGCTGGATGAAATCGAGGTCCGACTCGTCGTACTGCACGCAGTAGATGCGCTCGGGATAGATCGCGCTCAGCTGGAAGTGATAATCGCTGGCGAGGATGCCGTGTTCTTCCAGCACCTGACTGATGATCTGCTGCACGGTCATCTGCTGGAAGATGCGCTGATTCACCCGATGCGCCAGGTACGCCAGTTGTGGGCGCAGGGAGATTTTGTAGCGCGTCAGCCGCTTGCCCGCCTCGCCCTGGGCGATGCTGTAGACCAGCCCATGAATGCCGCTACCGCTCGGCGACAACTGAAGAAACGCCAGTTTGTGCAGCACGCTTTCGAGGTTGATCGAAGCCTTTTCGCTGACCAGTTCCAGTTCGAACTCGAAGGGGGTATTGAGTGCCTCTCGACCGGTGAACGACAGCACCTGGAAATCGCTGTCGACGCCATCGACGGTCAGATTGAAATGAGGCTGATTGGCCGGTGAGAACATCCCTTGTTCCTCGCGCAGTGCTGCAACGCGCCATAGCCTCTGGTGGGCCGGTGGCGAAAAATTCTTTAAGTCGTGAACGTGCCTCGACCGGCGAAACCGGCCGAGGCGGTAACACCATCAGCCGTAATTAAACGACTGGAGCACGCCAGTCATCGGAACCCGAAGTACCGGATACTTCGTGGGTCCAGGTGATTTTGCGGTAGGTGAACTGCACTTCTTCCAGGTGGGTGAAGTGCGAGTTGCCTGGGTCCTGGCAGTTGTGCATTTTGTTGTTGATGGCGACGATGATCGCGTCTTCCAGTTTGGTGGTGTAGTAGTGCTCTTGAGTACCTTGAGCCGAAGTACGGAACCACTGGATAACGATTTCGCTCATGCGCTCGCCCGAAGTCAGAGCGGCTTGCAGCAGAGGCGAAGCCTTGTCGTAGACCTTGGTGATCACAACTGGCTTGTGCACGCGCTGACCGGTTGGCTGACCGGATTGCGGGTCACGCGGGATGATCACGTCGTGGGT
Protein-coding sequences here:
- the tssI gene encoding type VI secretion system tip protein TssI/VgrG — protein: MFSPANQPHFNLTVDGVDSDFQVLSFTGREALNTPFEFELELVSEKASINLESVLHKLAFLQLSPSGSGIHGLVYSIAQGEAGKRLTRYKISLRPQLAYLAHRVNQRIFQQMTVQQIISQVLEEHGILASDYHFQLSAIYPERIYCVQYDESDLDFIQRLCEEEGIHYHFQHTASGHKLTFGDDQTVFPKLAPVAYQQDSGLVADKPVVKRFGLRLATRTSRTTRRDYDFVKPKIELESDAKSSAQPDLEDYDYPGRFVDRERGKHLANRALERHRSDYRLAEGNSDQPILVSGHFLALTDHANPTWNDLWLLTEIFHEGKQPQVLEESVTSDTTDNKDDFHQGYRNRFSAIPWDVPYRPPLDHPKPKVLGTQSAVVCGPEGEEIYCDQYGRVKVQFFWDREGKHDDMTSCWMRVASSWAAETFGSINIPRVGMEVLITFLEGDPDQPLITGCLYHGANLPPYKLPDFKTLATVKSKEYKGSRANELRIDDTTSEISIALRSDHGASAINLGYLTHPRPSGGQPRGEGFELRTDRHGAVRAAAGLLITTEPRPNESKHHKDLPETAERLATASDQQDGFAVQAKELQAQEAGDQDDVAKALHAQHQGVLGSGPANLTANEFPEFTEPHLVLASPAGIALTTPRSSHIATGEHLALSSTGHTSLSIGKRLLASASRGMRLFVQSMGWRLVAASGDIDVRALKDSINLLAKLNITANADRITITAKTELVIQGGGSATTYNAGGITHATSGPYTAHAANFAYTGAKSLAGVFPEPPKPGKGNLELFNQYAGRQGIKEGDYEVIDALGKSIKGKLDGKGFASVAGAAPGPARVLFGKDPADTWSDGSYIGKPEWPLNPPGAEEVPSQVQAMVAQVLPSKSWDILEKGKDMAQTGMSAMQTAQGAMQTAQQVKGVVQGGVAGLPKLASAAMPSASGILGAASKAGKLPSLPSVSLPKTAIKTPDLGSFSSLLPGEVLS
- a CDS encoding Hcp family type VI secretion system effector; the protein is MATPAYMSVTGEKQGLITAGAFTADSVGNTYQEGHEDQVMVQAFTHDVIIPRDPQSGQPTGQRVHKPVVITKVYDKASPLLQAALTSGERMSEIVIQWFRTSAQGTQEHYYTTKLEDAIIVAINNKMHNCQDPGNSHFTHLEEVQFTYRKITWTHEVSGTSGSDDWRAPVV